A genomic stretch from Acropora palmata chromosome 13, jaAcrPala1.3, whole genome shotgun sequence includes:
- the LOC141863818 gene encoding uncharacterized protein LOC141863818: MQKVFGPVIEETMKVLSNITELDLKVDLTKNPMSPSQQPNFDIRGMGNWPHELQELFRNCQNEYRSQRCLLCQKTTHFQSHSSNCDTNNPSSAKYTISEFWLSLGGDWEFIARLLGLTGPNGTFFCNFCHAQLKDLEKGKPHTPWLLQHGATASDTHTKKFPVRSFESILSNNNRFVKGGSVKSKANQFHNCESLPIYQATGPVIDSVSCMPLHLSRGLGKQALELVESEAISLDNSIKEANGEASPELVEAFQKREELTVECANLEELLEGDNEAINSTEEKLRSFIAETASYHQKEGRRFTTHTVEAVKARERARELKKDRDEQQQQAKQHQDQLKAAKEQLTTITAKINNLKGPFQRKLDGVLERMNLKKQVYHKGALVGNDVAKILHPGNIGKIVNCFKPLKVKLQHGQHKVFSDQRSMNKVSTLLTKLSQCFQLYSPSTPLCRHEVAFLAVRCASFGHWFPKTFPNTNLLRKFHVLTFHVPEKAISKHTVGMEAEHCSESIHPVVNRLERTYATTQNTCDRLALIAKSQWLQSNSTLTNFKKPKHRNRSDAIIITKEE; encoded by the exons ATGCAAAAGGTTTTTGGTCCTGTTATAGAGGAAACAATGAAAGTACTATCAAACATTACTGAACTGGACCTAAAGGTAGACCTTACAAAAAATCCCATGAGTCCAAGTCAGCAGCCCAATTTTGACATCAGAGGGATGGGAAACTGGCCTCATGAGCTTCAAGAGTTGTTCAGAAATTGCCAAAATGAGTATCGAAGCCAGAGATGTTTGTTATGTCAGAAAACAACACATTTCCAATCACATTCCTCCAACTGTGATACCAACAACCCATCCAGTGCAAAGTATACCATTTCAGAGTTCTGGCTCAGTCTTGGAGGGGACTGGGAGTTCATAGCAAGGTTATTGGGTTTAACAGGACCCAATGGAACTTTCTTTTGTAACTTCTGTCATGCTCAGCTTAAAGATCTTGAGAAGGGGAAGCCTCACACGCCATGGCTTTTGCAGCACGGTGCCACTGCTAGTGACACACATACAAAAAAGTTCCCAGTGCGCAGTTTTGAGTCAATCTtgtccaataacaacagattTGTGAAAGGTGGTTCCGTAAAGTCAAAAGCCAACCAATTCCACAATTGTGAAAGCCTTCCAATCTACCAAGCAACTGGACCAGTTATTGACTCAGTGTCATGTATGCCCCTCCATTTGTCTCGGGGGCTTGGAAAGCAGGCACTTGAGCTGGTTGAGAGTGAAGCCATTTCACTGGATAATTCCATTAAAGAGGCAAATGGAGAGGCATCCCCAGAACTGGTTGAGGCATTCCAGAAACGAGAGGAACTGACTGTTGAGTGTGCCAATTTAGAGGAATTGTTGGAGGGTGACAATGAAGCCATTAATTCCACTGAAGAAAAGCTTCGGAGTTTTATTGCTGAGACGGCTTCCTATCATCAAAAGGAGGGGCGAAG GTTCACTACTCACACAGTGGAAGCTGTGAAAGCAAGAGAAAGGGCACGAGAGCTTAAAAAGGACAGAgatgaacaacaacaacaagcaaaacaacacCAAGACCAGTTGAAAGCAGCCAAGGAACAATTGACTACCATCACtgctaaaataaataatttgaaagGACCTTTCCAAAGGAAATTGGATGGAGTACTAGAAAGGATGAATTTGAAGAAGCAAGTGTATCATAAAGGGGCTCTGGTTGGTAATGATGTTGCTAAAATTCTGCATCCTGGAAACATTGggaaaattgtaaattgtttcaaaCCACTGAAAGTGAAACTTCAACATGGACAACACAAGGTTTTCAGTGATCAAAGAAGCATGAACAAGGTGTCAACATTATTGACAAAACTTTCCCAATGTTTCCAACTGTACTCACCCAGCACTCCTCTCTGTCGACACGAGGTAGCATTCCTTGCAGTGCGATGTGCCAGCTTTGGTCACTGGTTTCCCAAAACCTTTCCAAACACCAACTTGCTTCGAAAGTTTCATGTGTTAACTTTCCATGTCCCTGAGAAAGCCATTTCTAAGCACACTGTGGGCATGGAAGCAGAACACTGTTCAGAAAGTATACACCCAGTGGTCAACAGGCTTGAAAGGACTTATGCAACGACACAAAATACATGTGATCGCTTGGCACTGATTGCTAAGAGCCAGTGGCTTCAAAGCAACTCCACTCtaacaaatttcaagaaaccTAAGCACAGGAACAGATCAGATGCAATTATAATTACAAAGGAAGAATAG